One Eubacterium sp. 1001713B170207_170306_E7 genomic region harbors:
- a CDS encoding HPr family phosphocarrier protein — MVSKVVTITNATGLHARPASMFVQTAGKYRSKIEVVRGDARLNAKSIMGIMSGGIAQGTTVTIEADGEDEQEALDALVGLVHSNFGEK, encoded by the coding sequence ATGGTAAGTAAGGTTGTAACCATTACCAACGCTACCGGCCTGCATGCAAGACCGGCATCCATGTTTGTACAGACGGCTGGCAAGTACCGGTCCAAAATTGAAGTGGTCAGGGGCGACGCGCGCCTAAACGCCAAGAGCATCATGGGCATTATGTCCGGCGGCATCGCGCAGGGTACCACGGTCACCATCGAAGCCGATGGCGAAGACGAGCAGGAAGCCCTGGACGCGCTGGTCGGGCTGGTGCACAGTAATTTTGGTGAAAAGTAA
- a CDS encoding YtxH domain-containing protein, with product MSCNKGYFVGGLFVGTIIGGALGILLAPSSGEETRRKIKDGAQDTFGDAYDQAVEYGENLKEQLQDMTDSVTDKVNQYKNQIENKIQEIQDEVNQDIEELNEELEALQKEDGEAVADAAKDTMDAAKDAVDNAKDVAADAADKASDVADDVKDAAKDVIKN from the coding sequence ATGAGTTGTAACAAGGGTTATTTTGTAGGCGGATTGTTCGTCGGAACAATCATTGGCGGTGCATTAGGTATTCTGCTTGCCCCAAGCTCCGGCGAAGAAACACGCCGCAAGATTAAAGACGGTGCCCAGGACACCTTTGGTGATGCCTATGACCAGGCTGTGGAATACGGTGAAAACCTGAAGGAACAGCTTCAGGACATGACCGATTCTGTAACCGATAAGGTAAACCAGTACAAAAACCAGATTGAAAATAAAATCCAGGAAATCCAGGACGAAGTGAACCAGGATATCGAAGAGTTAAACGAAGAGCTGGAAGCCCTTCAGAAGGAAGACGGCGAAGCCGTTGCCGACGCTGCCAAGGATACCATGGACGCGGCAAAGGATGCGGTGGATAACGCCAAGGATGTAGCGGCTGACGCGGCCGACAAGGCCTCTGATGTTGCAGACGATGTAAAGGACGCAGCCAAAGACGTCATTAAAAATTAG
- a CDS encoding DMT family transporter, with protein MEHSKKIKFLAKCALFGAAIIWGSSFFVVKNTVDIFTPHMLLGFRFTIGCILLAVIFRKKLKLLDKGYFISGAVIGFCLFAAYSLQTIGITDTTPGKNAFLTAIYCIIVPFLFWAVDKSKPDVYNYLAAVICIVGIGLVSLTEGLTIGFGDAFTLLGGLCFAAHMVAVAKLGRDRDPILITILQFGYAAIFAWIAGFATESLPTVWTLDSVLGLLFLAVFATAVALLLQNVGQKYTHPSAAAIILSLESVFGVLFSVIFYDEALTPKLIIGFVLIFIAIIVSETKLSFLRRKTPEGEIPEKACD; from the coding sequence ATGGAACACTCGAAAAAAATAAAATTTCTGGCAAAGTGCGCGCTGTTTGGCGCTGCCATCATCTGGGGAAGCTCCTTCTTTGTGGTTAAAAATACCGTGGATATTTTTACACCACACATGCTGCTGGGCTTCCGGTTTACCATCGGCTGTATTCTGCTGGCGGTTATTTTCCGCAAAAAGCTTAAGCTTCTGGATAAGGGCTATTTTATCAGCGGCGCCGTGATCGGCTTCTGCCTCTTTGCCGCCTACAGTCTCCAGACCATCGGCATCACCGATACCACACCCGGGAAAAATGCCTTTCTAACCGCGATTTACTGCATTATCGTCCCCTTTTTATTCTGGGCGGTGGATAAATCCAAGCCGGATGTTTACAACTATCTGGCCGCTGTTATCTGCATTGTGGGCATTGGCCTGGTCTCACTGACCGAGGGGCTTACCATTGGCTTTGGCGATGCCTTTACCCTGCTGGGCGGGCTGTGCTTCGCGGCACACATGGTCGCAGTGGCCAAGCTGGGCCGGGACCGGGACCCCATCCTCATCACCATCCTTCAGTTCGGCTACGCGGCCATCTTTGCCTGGATCGCCGGCTTTGCCACCGAGTCCCTGCCCACAGTATGGACCCTTGACAGCGTCCTCGGGCTGCTGTTTCTGGCGGTCTTTGCCACCGCGGTGGCCCTGCTGCTGCAAAACGTCGGGCAGAAATACACCCACCCCTCTGCCGCTGCCATTATCCTGAGCCTGGAATCCGTTTTTGGCGTTTTGTTCTCCGTGATCTTTTACGACGAAGCCCTGACCCCTAAACTGATCATCGGCTTTGTCCTGATCTTTATCGCCATCATCGTCTCCGAAACCAAGCTTTCCTTCCTGCGCAGAAAGACGCCCGAGGGGGAGATTCCCGAAAAAGCCTGTGATTAA
- the recR gene encoding recombination mediator RecR, whose translation MGFYPKAIERLVTELGKLPGIGEKTAQRLAFHLIDAPSEEIEGLSNALLNVKDKIRLCPECFSITDGERCDVCSDPNRNRKLICVVQSTKDIFAIEKTREYNGLYHVLHGVISPLEGIGPQDIKAKELLLRIGENDIEEVIMATNPTPEGEATAMYLGNLISPLGVKVTRLAKGIPIGADVEYIDEITLIKAFEGRNTI comes from the coding sequence ATGGGTTTTTATCCAAAGGCCATTGAGAGATTAGTTACTGAGCTTGGAAAGCTTCCGGGTATTGGAGAAAAAACCGCTCAAAGGCTGGCCTTTCATCTGATCGACGCTCCGTCGGAAGAGATTGAAGGTCTGTCAAACGCCTTGTTAAATGTAAAAGATAAAATCCGGCTGTGTCCGGAGTGCTTCAGCATCACCGACGGTGAACGCTGTGATGTGTGCTCCGACCCCAACCGGAACCGTAAGCTGATCTGCGTTGTGCAGAGCACAAAGGATATTTTCGCCATCGAAAAGACCCGGGAGTATAACGGCCTTTACCATGTGCTGCACGGGGTTATCTCGCCGCTTGAGGGCATTGGCCCGCAGGATATCAAGGCCAAGGAGCTGCTTCTGCGCATTGGTGAAAATGACATTGAGGAAGTGATCATGGCCACAAACCCCACCCCGGAGGGCGAGGCGACAGCCATGTACCTGGGCAATCTCATCAGCCCCCTGGGCGTAAAGGTTACCCGCCTGGCCAAGGGCATTCCCATCGGCGCCGATGTGGAATACATTGACGAAATCACACTGATAAAAGCATTTGAAGGTAGAAATACAATTTAG
- a CDS encoding DUF948 domain-containing protein yields MMTVSFSIWELAVLIIAIAFVFGTVYLIKVFKNLGSTLETTAKLMDENRAQIHNIMDNVDNITQNADDMTNKANAMLGGVEDSVTHLKSDVVDPLVGAFAKIAKVMQVISKGESRVAGKKEKKIKKV; encoded by the coding sequence ATGATGACTGTAAGCTTTAGTATCTGGGAATTGGCGGTTCTGATTATCGCCATTGCTTTTGTGTTTGGAACGGTCTACCTGATCAAGGTTTTCAAAAACCTGGGCTCGACCCTGGAAACCACAGCCAAGCTGATGGATGAAAACCGCGCGCAGATCCATAACATCATGGACAACGTGGATAATATCACGCAGAATGCCGATGACATGACCAACAAGGCCAACGCCATGCTGGGCGGTGTAGAGGATTCTGTCACCCATCTTAAATCCGACGTGGTAGACCCCTTGGTCGGCGCTTTTGCCAAAATCGCCAAGGTGATGCAGGTTATCAGCAAGGGTGAATCGCGGGTGGCCGGCAAAAAAGAAAAAAAGATTAAAAAAGTTTGA
- the ptsP gene encoding phosphoenolpyruvate--protein phosphotransferase — MLKEGIIASPGIAIAKAFVYDKVEVEVSEKKVDDPASEVARLQDALGKSKEQILKIKEKAARDLGEEEAEIFEAHAMVLDDPEFVDSITAEINTNGVNAEFAVKTVTDRFFEMFDMMDDPYFSARAADIRDVGTRVLNNVMGVENVDISSLDEDTIIVADDLAPSDTAQMDKARVKGFATNIGSRTSHTAIMARSLEIPAVLGLGDITTAVKNGDIVVVDGLKGQAVINPTDDELAAYQKQQEDYQAYIRELAELKELEAVTTDGHKVELVGNIGSPNDTDGVHKNGGRGVGLYRTEFLYMNSDTMPDEEKQYEAYKAVIESFNGDPVIIRTLDIGGDKKLPYLPLEEEMNPFLGFRAIRLCFREVDMFKTQLRAILRASAFGNALIMFPMISGVSEVRQAKGILEECMKELDEKGQAYDKNIRVGVMIEIPSAAVTSDIIAKEVDFFSIGTNDLCQYTLAVDRMNQEVSYLYNPLHPAILRLVKTVIDASHAREGLFTGMCGEMAGDPMATLILLGLGMDEFSMSASSIPQVKKIIRSVSYEDAKAIAEKALNLETGDEVKEMVQAKIAELGIKIV, encoded by the coding sequence ATGTTAAAAGAAGGAATTATTGCGTCCCCTGGTATTGCCATTGCAAAGGCATTTGTATATGACAAGGTTGAAGTGGAAGTCAGCGAAAAAAAGGTTGACGATCCCGCGTCCGAAGTTGCCCGCCTTCAGGATGCCCTTGGAAAAAGCAAGGAACAGATCTTAAAAATCAAAGAAAAAGCGGCCCGAGACCTGGGAGAAGAGGAAGCAGAAATCTTTGAAGCCCACGCCATGGTTCTGGATGACCCGGAATTTGTGGACAGCATTACCGCGGAAATCAATACCAACGGCGTCAACGCTGAGTTTGCAGTTAAAACCGTGACCGACCGCTTTTTTGAAATGTTTGACATGATGGACGATCCTTATTTCAGCGCCCGCGCCGCCGATATCCGCGATGTGGGAACGCGCGTGCTCAACAATGTCATGGGGGTTGAAAATGTGGACATCTCCTCTCTGGATGAAGATACCATCATCGTGGCCGACGACCTGGCGCCTTCCGATACCGCGCAGATGGATAAAGCCCGTGTCAAGGGCTTTGCCACCAACATCGGCAGCCGTACCTCCCACACCGCCATCATGGCGAGAAGCCTGGAAATCCCGGCGGTTCTGGGTCTTGGCGACATCACCACCGCGGTCAAAAACGGCGACATCGTTGTGGTCGACGGCTTAAAGGGACAGGCGGTGATCAACCCGACGGACGATGAGCTGGCCGCCTATCAGAAACAGCAGGAAGACTACCAGGCGTACATCCGGGAGCTGGCTGAGCTCAAAGAGCTGGAAGCCGTGACCACCGACGGGCACAAGGTTGAGCTGGTCGGTAACATCGGCTCTCCCAACGATACCGACGGCGTGCATAAAAACGGCGGACGCGGTGTCGGCCTGTACCGTACCGAGTTCTTATACATGAACAGCGACACCATGCCGGATGAAGAAAAACAGTACGAGGCCTATAAGGCTGTGATCGAATCCTTTAACGGTGATCCGGTTATCATCCGTACGCTGGATATCGGTGGCGACAAGAAGCTGCCCTATCTGCCTTTGGAAGAAGAAATGAACCCGTTCCTGGGCTTCCGCGCCATCCGCTTATGCTTCCGCGAGGTGGACATGTTTAAAACCCAGCTGAGAGCCATCCTGAGAGCCTCTGCCTTTGGAAACGCGCTGATCATGTTCCCCATGATCTCCGGCGTATCGGAAGTGCGCCAGGCAAAGGGCATCCTGGAAGAATGTATGAAGGAGCTGGACGAAAAGGGACAGGCTTACGACAAGAACATCCGCGTGGGCGTGATGATCGAAATTCCATCGGCGGCGGTGACTTCGGACATCATTGCCAAAGAAGTGGATTTCTTCAGCATCGGCACCAATGACCTGTGCCAGTACACCCTGGCGGTGGACCGCATGAACCAGGAGGTTTCCTACCTGTACAATCCGCTGCACCCGGCCATCCTGCGCCTGGTTAAAACGGTGATTGACGCTTCCCATGCGCGTGAGGGCCTGTTTACCGGGATGTGCGGTGAAATGGCCGGCGACCCGATGGCAACCCTGATCCTTCTGGGGCTGGGCATGGACGAGTTTTCCATGAGCGCGTCCTCCATCCCGCAGGTTAAGAAGATCATCCGCAGTGTCAGCTATGAAGACGCAAAGGCCATTGCAGAAAAAGCCCTGAACCTGGAAACCGGCGACGAAGTCAAGGAAATGGTTCAGGCAAAAATCGCAGAATTAGGAATAAAAATCGTTTAG
- a CDS encoding 2-oxoacid:acceptor oxidoreductase subunit alpha translates to MYNLLVGGAAGDGIDTMVAVLEKVLKKSGYFVFSARDFMSRIRGGHNFTLVRFGPEPITSHSLEVNGIIAMDEETISRHQDELADGGFILCDIGLKTDHPHALKIDMRKKSSELGNPKVAGVIAMGAVLKLFGETLESAETVLADSIKPAFLEMNRQGLLFGYDSMEARYQHRPASYSDYLLLSGNDAIALGALAAGLRFYSAYPMSPSTSILNYLADTSPATGVMVEQAEDEIAAVNMAIGASYAGARAMTASVGGGFALMTEAVGFCGIAEIPLVIGDIQRPGPATGLPTRTEQADLRFAIAASAGDFPHMVIAVKNQEDAFYQTVRAFNLAEKYQMPVILLSDQYLADGTATVLPFDLNTLEIEPAGASLTGAPEDYRRYEITENGISPRLIPGKTKAIVTTDSDEHDEMGAITESAEMRNAMVEKRARKMAALRYELKEPDFLGDKDFKTLLIGFGSMWGPLKEAVEILNEKNPGGYGALVFGDVFPLPLQVLRGFAKQAETIMNVEQNATGQLAALLREKALLRCDASVLKYDGRQLSGEEIADAVMKGENK, encoded by the coding sequence ATGTACAATTTATTGGTTGGCGGCGCAGCTGGTGACGGCATTGACACCATGGTCGCTGTGCTTGAAAAAGTTCTGAAGAAGTCCGGCTATTTTGTCTTTTCAGCCCGTGATTTCATGTCCCGTATAAGGGGCGGCCACAATTTTACCCTGGTCCGCTTCGGCCCAGAGCCCATCACCTCACATTCCCTCGAGGTAAACGGCATTATCGCCATGGACGAGGAGACCATTTCCAGGCACCAGGACGAGCTGGCAGACGGCGGCTTTATCCTCTGTGACATTGGCCTCAAAACCGATCATCCCCACGCGTTAAAAATTGATATGCGTAAAAAATCCAGCGAGCTGGGCAACCCCAAGGTCGCTGGCGTCATCGCCATGGGCGCAGTGCTCAAACTTTTTGGCGAGACCCTGGAATCCGCCGAGACCGTGCTCGCGGACTCCATCAAGCCCGCTTTTCTGGAGATGAACCGCCAGGGGCTGCTGTTCGGCTACGACAGCATGGAAGCGCGTTACCAACACCGGCCCGCAAGCTACAGCGATTACCTGCTGCTAAGCGGCAACGACGCCATCGCACTGGGCGCTCTGGCCGCAGGCCTCCGGTTCTATTCCGCGTATCCCATGTCCCCCTCTACCTCCATTCTCAACTATCTCGCCGATACCAGCCCGGCCACCGGCGTAATGGTGGAGCAGGCAGAGGATGAAATCGCGGCCGTCAACATGGCCATTGGCGCCTCCTATGCCGGCGCGCGCGCCATGACAGCCTCCGTCGGCGGCGGCTTCGCGCTCATGACCGAGGCGGTCGGCTTCTGCGGCATTGCGGAAATCCCGCTGGTCATCGGCGATATTCAGCGCCCCGGCCCGGCCACCGGGCTGCCCACCCGCACCGAGCAGGCCGACCTGCGCTTTGCCATCGCCGCCAGCGCCGGCGATTTCCCGCATATGGTCATCGCCGTCAAAAACCAGGAGGACGCCTTTTACCAGACCGTGCGCGCCTTTAACCTGGCCGAAAAATACCAGATGCCCGTCATTTTGTTGAGCGACCAGTACCTGGCCGACGGCACCGCCACGGTTCTTCCCTTTGACCTGAACACATTGGAAATAGAACCCGCAGGCGCATCCCTGACTGGCGCCCCCGAGGATTACCGCCGTTACGAGATCACCGAAAACGGCATCTCGCCGCGGCTTATCCCCGGCAAAACCAAGGCCATTGTCACCACCGACAGCGACGAGCACGACGAGATGGGCGCCATCACCGAATCCGCCGAAATGCGGAACGCCATGGTCGAAAAACGCGCCCGCAAAATGGCCGCCCTGCGCTATGAGCTTAAAGAGCCCGACTTTTTGGGCGATAAAGACTTTAAGACCCTGCTCATCGGCTTTGGATCCATGTGGGGGCCGCTAAAGGAAGCCGTGGAAATCCTCAATGAAAAAAACCCCGGCGGCTACGGCGCCCTGGTGTTCGGCGATGTCTTCCCGCTGCCGCTGCAGGTGCTGCGCGGCTTCGCAAAGCAGGCAGAAACCATCATGAACGTGGAACAGAACGCCACCGGCCAGCTGGCCGCCTTACTCCGTGAAAAGGCCCTGCTGCGCTGTGACGCTTCCGTATTAAAATACGACGGCCGCCAGCTCTCCGGTGAGGAGATTGCCGACGCTGTCATGAAGGGAGAAAACAAATGA
- a CDS encoding YbaB/EbfC family nucleoid-associated protein, translated as MPGGMPGGVPGNKNNIMKQIQKMQDEMLKAQAELEEKEVEATAGGGAVKVTVSGKKMITSVKIDPDVIDEDDVEMLEDLIMAACNEALSKVEEMTESQMGKLTGGIPGLF; from the coding sequence ATGCCCGGAGGAATGCCAGGAGGCGTGCCGGGAAACAAGAATAATATAATGAAGCAAATCCAGAAAATGCAGGACGAAATGTTAAAAGCCCAGGCAGAGCTGGAGGAGAAAGAGGTGGAAGCCACCGCTGGCGGCGGCGCTGTCAAAGTGACGGTCTCAGGAAAGAAGATGATTACATCTGTAAAAATAGATCCTGATGTTATAGATGAAGACGATGTTGAAATGCTGGAGGACCTGATCATGGCAGCCTGCAACGAAGCGCTGTCAAAGGTCGAAGAGATGACCGAAAGCCAGATGGGCAAGCTCACTGGTGGTATTCCAGGGTTATTTTAA
- the dnaX gene encoding DNA polymerase III subunit gamma/tau, with amino-acid sequence MAYLALYRRYRPQDFDSVVGQEYVTRILKNQILSGRVGHAYLFSGIRGTGKTSIAKIFARAINCEHNEDGNPCNACSTCLNIEKPGVMDIIEIDGASNRGVDEIREIREKVKYPPTMGKYKVYIIDEVHMLTKEAFNALLKTLEEPPEHIVFILATTEPNKLPMTILSRCQRFDIKPISSELIAGQIGRILKDIGVDMDQEAIDFIAYRGDSSMRDALSLLDQVIDIREADKTITYEDVLAFMGMVDEDQVAGLVQAMLAGDKGGVLLKFKAMREAGRDSGLVFGQLIDYLRKVLIVKTTGAASQEILGITESACRTLADMGQNVPDQRFYSMIDFLIEEKNKLRYSGLAAIIVEMALLKLCDPESLVKTMVPEPPERLAGQLGRPAGTGTPVRQAQAASQRPDNAAKSRVQEMRAAAQTAAREPAAVQAAPEPEALPAASVSAPEPPAAEAKTDGGGVNTDTLYTGLVRSCQKQKQMLVHSLMSCKLAHKGDKKLVLRFTADKEGQAAMGMLKLPAMFEFVKKTLCDLGGEAYALDLELVEKNYDEMSILEKTKTIINDDRVEVVEVKG; translated from the coding sequence ATGGCATATTTAGCGTTATACAGACGGTACCGCCCGCAGGATTTCGACAGTGTTGTGGGGCAGGAATACGTTACGCGCATTTTAAAAAACCAGATATTATCGGGCCGTGTGGGGCATGCCTATTTGTTCTCCGGAATCCGTGGAACAGGAAAAACATCCATCGCCAAGATATTTGCCCGGGCCATCAACTGTGAACACAACGAGGACGGCAACCCCTGCAATGCCTGCAGCACCTGCCTGAATATTGAGAAGCCCGGTGTCATGGACATCATCGAAATCGACGGTGCGTCCAACCGCGGGGTTGATGAAATACGGGAAATCCGTGAAAAGGTGAAATATCCACCTACAATGGGTAAGTATAAGGTATATATCATTGATGAAGTGCACATGCTTACCAAGGAAGCCTTTAACGCACTGTTAAAAACCCTTGAGGAGCCGCCGGAGCACATTGTCTTTATTTTGGCCACCACAGAGCCCAACAAGCTGCCCATGACGATTCTGTCCAGATGCCAGCGCTTTGACATCAAGCCGATTTCCAGTGAGCTGATCGCCGGGCAGATCGGGCGTATTCTGAAGGACATCGGCGTGGACATGGATCAGGAGGCCATTGATTTTATCGCCTACCGGGGCGACAGCTCCATGCGTGACGCGCTGAGCCTGCTGGATCAGGTCATTGACATCCGTGAGGCGGATAAAACCATTACCTATGAGGATGTGCTGGCCTTTATGGGCATGGTGGACGAGGATCAGGTCGCCGGGCTGGTACAGGCCATGCTGGCCGGCGACAAGGGCGGCGTGCTGCTGAAATTTAAGGCAATGCGCGAAGCCGGACGCGACAGCGGGCTGGTGTTTGGCCAGCTGATTGACTACCTGCGCAAGGTGCTCATTGTTAAGACTACCGGCGCTGCCAGCCAGGAAATACTGGGCATTACCGAGAGTGCCTGCCGCACCCTGGCGGATATGGGGCAGAATGTGCCGGACCAGCGGTTTTACAGCATGATTGATTTTCTCATTGAGGAAAAAAACAAGCTGCGCTACAGCGGGCTGGCCGCCATTATTGTGGAGATGGCGCTGTTAAAACTCTGCGATCCTGAAAGCCTGGTGAAAACCATGGTACCGGAGCCGCCGGAAAGACTGGCCGGGCAGCTGGGGCGGCCAGCGGGCACGGGAACGCCAGTCAGGCAGGCCCAGGCAGCATCTCAGCGCCCCGATAACGCGGCGAAAAGCCGGGTTCAGGAAATGCGGGCAGCCGCACAGACAGCGGCCCGGGAGCCGGCGGCTGTCCAGGCCGCACCGGAGCCGGAAGCTTTACCGGCCGCCAGCGTGAGCGCGCCGGAGCCGCCGGCAGCGGAAGCTAAAACCGACGGAGGCGGCGTGAACACCGATACCCTGTACACCGGACTGGTGCGGAGCTGCCAGAAGCAGAAGCAGATGCTGGTTCATTCACTGATGAGCTGTAAGCTGGCGCATAAAGGGGACAAGAAGCTGGTGCTCCGTTTTACAGCGGACAAGGAGGGCCAGGCGGCAATGGGCATGTTAAAGCTTCCGGCCATGTTTGAGTTTGTGAAAAAGACTCTGTGTGACCTGGGCGGGGAGGCGTACGCGCTGGATCTTGAGCTGGTGGAAAAAAACTATGACGAAATGTCCATCCTTGAAAAGACAAAAACCATCATCAACGACGACCGTGTGGAGGTCGTGGAGGTAAAAGGGTAG
- a CDS encoding 2-oxoacid:ferredoxin oxidoreductase subunit beta, producing MSTYIKHETAWCPGCGNFMILDTLKSVLEDLDLPNDQVLLAAGIGQAAKTPQYLNANAFCGLHGRSLPAAQAAKMANDRLTVIIDTGDGDSYGEGGNHFLHAVRRNVDITHFVHDNRIYGLTKGQISPTTDACTEHSVNKVCNLNTPFNPLAIALTAGATFVARSFSGNKEHLAAMMKRAIRHKGYALLDILQPCVSFNKVNTFKYYKEHVDILDESHPTDDRMAALALAMTKSDRIPIGVFYENNQPAFAETHSVLSAGPALVDRETNLENITTLMNAFV from the coding sequence ATGAGTACCTATATCAAGCACGAAACCGCCTGGTGCCCCGGCTGCGGCAATTTTATGATCCTCGACACCTTAAAAAGCGTCCTGGAAGACCTGGATCTGCCCAACGACCAGGTGCTCCTGGCTGCCGGCATCGGCCAGGCCGCCAAGACACCACAGTATCTGAACGCCAATGCCTTCTGCGGGCTGCATGGCCGTTCCCTCCCCGCCGCCCAGGCGGCAAAAATGGCCAATGACAGGCTGACGGTCATCATCGACACCGGTGACGGCGACTCCTACGGCGAGGGCGGCAACCATTTTCTCCACGCCGTCCGCCGCAACGTGGACATCACCCACTTTGTCCATGACAACCGTATCTACGGCCTGACCAAGGGGCAGATTTCCCCCACCACAGACGCCTGTACCGAGCACAGTGTCAACAAAGTATGCAACCTGAACACTCCTTTTAATCCGCTGGCCATTGCCCTGACCGCTGGCGCCACCTTTGTGGCCCGCAGCTTCAGCGGCAATAAGGAGCATCTGGCCGCAATGATGAAGCGCGCCATCCGCCACAAGGGCTATGCGCTCCTGGACATTCTTCAGCCCTGCGTCAGCTTCAACAAGGTCAACACCTTTAAATATTATAAGGAGCATGTGGATATTCTGGACGAAAGCCACCCCACAGACGACCGCATGGCCGCTCTGGCGCTGGCCATGACCAAAAGCGACCGGATTCCCATTGGTGTTTTCTATGAAAATAACCAGCCGGCCTTTGCCGAAACCCATTCCGTGCTGTCCGCAGGCCCGGCATTGGTGGACCGGGAGACCAATTTAGAAAACATCACGACGCTGATGAACGCGTTTGTGTGA